A portion of the Streptomyces coeruleoprunus genome contains these proteins:
- a CDS encoding class I SAM-dependent methyltransferase, translating into MSRSAPFDAIAPTYDPSRGGTARAAVFAGQLAPLLDPAEPVLDIGVGTGIVAAELTARGHRVYGVDLSPGMLAHARDRLGARVAVGDAGRLPVRTASVAQAVSTWLLHAGPDPRAVFAEAARVLRPGGRYLVIPARGGRPTDDIGRIVNALEDRLDPDGSRQDDPRHLAPLAAARDLLFEGTASERPTTFRVSPHQMARSLAGGRLFTGAWQVREEDLGLVAEACERLRALPDPDVPRVREMADFVMLFRRRGPGGQE; encoded by the coding sequence ATGAGCCGCAGCGCGCCGTTCGACGCCATCGCCCCCACCTACGACCCGTCGCGAGGCGGCACCGCCCGCGCGGCCGTCTTCGCCGGGCAACTGGCGCCGCTGCTCGACCCGGCCGAGCCGGTGCTCGACATCGGCGTCGGCACCGGGATCGTGGCGGCCGAGCTGACCGCGCGCGGCCACCGGGTGTACGGCGTCGACCTGTCCCCCGGCATGCTCGCCCACGCCCGCGACCGGCTCGGCGCCCGGGTGGCGGTCGGTGACGCGGGCCGGCTGCCGGTCCGTACGGCGTCGGTGGCGCAGGCCGTCTCGACCTGGCTGCTGCACGCCGGCCCCGACCCGCGGGCCGTCTTCGCCGAGGCGGCGCGGGTGCTGCGGCCCGGCGGCCGCTACCTGGTCATCCCGGCCCGGGGCGGGCGCCCCACGGACGACATCGGCCGCATCGTGAACGCGCTGGAGGACCGGCTGGACCCGGACGGCTCCCGCCAGGACGACCCCCGGCACCTCGCCCCGCTCGCCGCCGCGCGCGACCTGCTCTTCGAGGGTACGGCGAGCGAACGGCCCACCACCTTCCGGGTCTCCCCGCACCAGATGGCCCGGTCCCTGGCAGGCGGCCGGCTCTTCACCGGGGCCTGGCAGGTGCGCGAGGAGGACCTGGGCCTCGTGGCGGAAGCGTGCGAACGGCTCCGCGCCCTGCCGGATCCGGACGTCCCGCGGGTGCGGGAGATGGCCGACTTCGTGATGCTCTTCCGCCGCCGGGGCCCGGGCGGCCAGGAATAG